One part of the Parambassis ranga chromosome 8, fParRan2.1, whole genome shotgun sequence genome encodes these proteins:
- the syngr1a gene encoding synaptogyrin-1a isoform X1: MDGFQAYGAGKAGGAFDPLTFIRQPQTVVRILCWLFSIVIVGCVANEGYVNRPEEVEEYCIFNRNQNACNYAVAMGTLCFLCSAGFLALDVYFPQISGVKDRKKAVMADIGVSALWSLIWFVGFCFLANQWQVSEPEDNPLNEGADAARATIVFSFFSVFTWALQGLLGVHRFKMGADSVTYNQDYVDPNQQETQENPPIEE; this comes from the exons ATGGATGGTTTCCAGGCGTACGGGGCAGGGAAGGCTGGTGGAGCCTTTGACCCTCTCACCTTTATCAGACAACCTCAGACTGTTGTAAGGATCCTCTGCTGG CTCTTCTCCATTGTGATTGTGGGGTGCGTTGCAAACGAGGGATACGTTAACCGAccggaggaggtggaggagtacTGCATCTTTAACCGCAACCAGAATGCTTGCAATTATGCGGTTGCCATGGGGACATTATGCTTTCTCTGCAGCGCCGGTTTCCTGGCACTTGATGTTTATTTTCCTCAGATCAGTGGAGTAAAGGACAGGAAGAAAGCCGTCATGGCTGACATTGGGGTGTCAG ctctctggtCCTTAATCTGGTTCGTGGGGTTCTGTTTTCTGGCCAATCAGTGGCAGGTTTCTGAACCAGAAGACAACCCTTTGAATGAAGGTGCAGATGCTGCCAGAGCCACCATcgtcttctccttcttctctgtctttacCTGG gcactTCAGGGCCTGCTGGGCGTCCACAGGTTCAAAATGGGAGCTGACTCTGTCACGTACAACCAGGACTACGTAGATCCCAACCAACAGGAGACTCAGGAGAACCCACCCATCGAAGAGTAG
- the syngr1a gene encoding synaptogyrin-1a isoform X2, with the protein MDGFQAYGAGKAGGAFDPLTFIRQPQTVVRILCWLFSIVIVGCVANEGYVNRPEEVEEYCIFNRNQNACNYAVAMGTLCFLCSAGFLALDVYFPQISGVKDRKKAVMADIGVSALWSLIWFVGFCFLANQWQVSEPEDNPLNEGADAARATIVFSFFSVFTWGGLTLLSLERLKRVSFEEEYNKLFSPPLA; encoded by the exons ATGGATGGTTTCCAGGCGTACGGGGCAGGGAAGGCTGGTGGAGCCTTTGACCCTCTCACCTTTATCAGACAACCTCAGACTGTTGTAAGGATCCTCTGCTGG CTCTTCTCCATTGTGATTGTGGGGTGCGTTGCAAACGAGGGATACGTTAACCGAccggaggaggtggaggagtacTGCATCTTTAACCGCAACCAGAATGCTTGCAATTATGCGGTTGCCATGGGGACATTATGCTTTCTCTGCAGCGCCGGTTTCCTGGCACTTGATGTTTATTTTCCTCAGATCAGTGGAGTAAAGGACAGGAAGAAAGCCGTCATGGCTGACATTGGGGTGTCAG ctctctggtCCTTAATCTGGTTCGTGGGGTTCTGTTTTCTGGCCAATCAGTGGCAGGTTTCTGAACCAGAAGACAACCCTTTGAATGAAGGTGCAGATGCTGCCAGAGCCACCATcgtcttctccttcttctctgtctttacCTGG GGAGGCCTCACTCTGCTGTCGTTGGAGCGTCTGAAGAGAGTGTCCTTTGAAGAAGAATATAACAAACTCTTCAGCCCTCCTCtggcctga